The Flavobacterium faecale genome has a segment encoding these proteins:
- a CDS encoding sigma-54-dependent transcriptional regulator has protein sequence MPKILIIEDEAAIRRVLTKILSEENDTYEVEEAEDGSIGFEKIKINDYDLVLCDIKMPKMDGVELLEAVKKIKPEIPMVMISGHGDMETAINTMRLGAFDYISKPPDLNRLLNTVRNALDRKQLVVENKILKKKVSKNYEMIGESEAIDHIKIMIDKVAPTDARVLVTGANGTGKELVAHQLHEKSDRASFPLIEVNCAAIPSELIESELFGHVKGAFTSAVKDRAGKFEAADKGTIFLDEIGDMSLSAQAKVLRALQENIITRVGADKDIKVDVRVVAATNKDLKTEIAEGRFREDLYHRLAVILIKVPSLNDRREDIPLLITHFANKIASENGTAVKKFSVKAVNLLQAYDWTGNIRELRNVIERLIILGGTEISEDDVKLFASK, from the coding sequence ATGCCGAAAATATTAATTATTGAAGACGAAGCCGCTATTCGAAGAGTATTAACCAAAATACTTTCTGAAGAAAATGACACTTATGAAGTGGAAGAAGCCGAGGACGGAAGTATAGGTTTCGAAAAAATTAAAATTAACGATTACGATTTAGTGCTTTGCGATATAAAAATGCCAAAAATGGATGGTGTTGAGTTGCTTGAAGCAGTAAAAAAAATCAAGCCAGAAATTCCGATGGTGATGATCTCAGGTCATGGCGATATGGAAACGGCAATCAATACAATGCGTTTGGGGGCTTTTGATTACATTTCAAAACCACCAGATTTGAATCGTTTGTTAAACACCGTTCGAAATGCATTGGACAGAAAACAATTGGTAGTTGAAAATAAAATTCTGAAGAAAAAAGTTTCGAAAAACTACGAAATGATAGGCGAAAGTGAGGCTATCGATCATATCAAAATTATGATTGACAAAGTGGCACCTACAGATGCACGTGTGCTTGTTACAGGTGCAAACGGAACAGGAAAAGAACTAGTTGCTCATCAGTTACACGAAAAAAGTGATCGTGCTAGTTTTCCGCTTATCGAAGTGAACTGTGCTGCGATCCCGTCAGAATTGATCGAAAGTGAATTGTTTGGTCATGTAAAAGGAGCCTTTACATCGGCAGTAAAAGACCGTGCAGGTAAATTTGAAGCAGCAGACAAAGGAACTATTTTCTTGGACGAAATAGGTGATATGAGTCTTTCGGCTCAGGCCAAAGTGTTGCGTGCCCTGCAAGAGAATATCATCACTAGAGTAGGAGCAGACAAGGATATCAAAGTTGATGTGCGTGTGGTTGCGGCTACTAACAAAGATTTGAAAACAGAAATTGCTGAAGGGCGTTTTAGAGAGGATTTGTACCACCGATTGGCGGTGATTTTAATTAAAGTACCGTCGTTAAATGACAGACGTGAAGATATTCCGCTTTTGATTACGCACTTTGCCAATAAAATAGCATCGGAAAACGGAACAGCAGTTAAGAAATTTTCGGTCAAAGCAGTGAACTTATTACAGGCCTATGATTGGACTGGAAATATTAGAGAATTGCGAAACGTAATCGAGCGTTTGATTATACTTGGTGGAACAGAAATATCTGAAGATGATGTGAAGCTTTTTGCTTCAAAGTAA
- a CDS encoding DEAD/DEAH box helicase: MKLKKLNEGLQQSLIDCGLTEANQMQKETFSTIKSGADCLILAPAGSGKTTTIVLNVIQQLVKEGEQSPRALIVVQDKEKVVEMLAMFEKLGAHTDLTVYGTHDKGDTDYDKNYISGGIDVLVGTPHKLSEMLSTAGYNVNRLKMFIVDDADPMLKLRHETKIARISSSIAKTQRIIFATDLTERIEALADKMLVEPFEFEFYDEEEEQEGEDEEDTEDEIVEEK; the protein is encoded by the coding sequence ATGAAATTAAAAAAATTAAACGAGGGATTACAGCAGTCATTGATTGATTGTGGGTTGACAGAAGCAAACCAAATGCAAAAAGAAACATTTTCGACCATTAAAAGTGGCGCAGATTGTTTGATTTTGGCACCAGCAGGTTCTGGGAAAACAACAACAATTGTGTTGAATGTGATTCAGCAATTGGTCAAAGAAGGGGAGCAATCTCCAAGAGCTTTGATCGTGGTTCAAGACAAAGAAAAGGTGGTAGAAATGCTTGCAATGTTTGAAAAACTAGGCGCTCATACCGATTTGACTGTTTATGGTACGCACGATAAAGGGGATACGGATTATGATAAAAACTACATTTCGGGCGGAATTGATGTGTTGGTGGGAACGCCACATAAATTAAGCGAAATGTTGAGCACAGCTGGTTACAATGTGAACCGATTGAAAATGTTTATTGTTGACGACGCTGACCCGATGTTGAAATTACGTCACGAAACCAAAATTGCACGTATCTCAAGCAGTATTGCCAAAACACAAAGAATCATTTTTGCAACTGATTTGACCGAGCGTATAGAAGCTTTGGCTGACAAAATGTTGGTTGAGCCGTTTGAGTTTGAATTCTACGATGAAGAAGAAGAGCAAGAGGGCGAAGATGAAGAGGATACGGAAGACGAAATTGTAGAGGAGAAGTAA